Proteins encoded in a region of the Rutidosis leptorrhynchoides isolate AG116_Rl617_1_P2 chromosome 9, CSIRO_AGI_Rlap_v1, whole genome shotgun sequence genome:
- the LOC139868773 gene encoding uncharacterized mitochondrial protein AtMg00810-like encodes MTDLGPLNYFLGIFVHRTTSGMFLSQKKYATEILERADMASCQPSRTPMDPSTKLTTSGPPVKDLTLYRSLAGALQYLTFTRPDISYDVQQIFLFMHDPREPPLATLRCILRYVQGTIDLDLQLHASSTTSLVAYSDVDWAGCPTTRSSTSGYCVFLGDNLMSWSSKRQQTPSRSSAESEYRGVANVVAETCWLRNLLRELHCPLSYATLVYCDNVSAVYMSGNPVRHQRTKHIEIDIHFVHDLVMKGHVRVLHVPSRYQYADIFTKGLPTALFDDFRTNLSVCSPPAPTAEGC; translated from the coding sequence ATGACAGATCTTGGCCCCCTCAATTATTTTCTTGGAATCTTTGTTCATCGCACCACTTCTGGGATGTTCCTCTCCCAGAAGAAATACGCCACTGAGATTCTTGAGCGCGCCGACATGGCCAGTTGTCAACCCAGCAGGACACCGATGGATCCTAGCACCAAACTCACCACTTCGGGCCCTCCTGTTAAGGATCTCACTTTATATCGCAGCCTTGCCGGAGCTCTCCAGTATCTAACGTTTACACGCCCTGATATTTCATATGATGTTCAACAAATTTTTTTGTTCATGCACGACCCCCGAGAGCCACCTCTTGCTACGCTAAGATGTATCCTTCGGTATGTTCAGGGTACCATTGATCTCGATCTCCAGTTGCACGCATCCTCTACCACATCTTTGGTTGCATACTCCGATGTTGACTGGGCAGGTTGCCCGACTACTCGTAGCTCCACCTCTGGTTACTGTGTCTTTTTAGGTGACAATCTGATGTCCTGGTCATCTAAACGACAACAGACTCCATCCCGTTCCAGTGCTGAATCAGAATACAGAGGCGTTGCAAATGTCGTTGCAGAGACATGCTGGTTACGTAACCTTCTTCGTGAACTTCACTGTCCGCTATCTTACGCTACACTGGTTTACTGTGATAATGTCAGTGCGGTTTATATGTCTGGTAACCCAGTTCGACATCAGCGCACCAAACACATTGAGATTGACATACATTTTGTTCATGACCTGGTCATGAAAGGGCACGTCCGGGTTCTTCACGTACCTTCCCGCTATCAGTATGCCGATATCTTTACCAAAGGGCTTCCTACTGCTTTATTTGATGATTTTCGCACCAATTTGAGCGTCTGTTCGCCTCCCGCTCCAACTGCGGAGGGATGTTAG